TTTACTGGCATTTTCTCCGTTTTTCTCGCAAACTCAGACAGCCAGAAGTGAATTGCAGACTTTCCCAAGACTGCAGTATTACTCTACACAGGGTTTCGATGGCGGCTTTACGTGGGTTAGGAACAACCCCATCCGGCAACCGAGGTGAACGCCCAATACTCTAGGCCATCCATCGCCTCACACCCTTTGCATATTTCCCTCTTCCTCTTCCCCCCTAAAATGCGCGAAAGAGATTTCCTGTCTGTACTTCCACCTGTGTCCCGCACCCTTTTTCCCTCTTATCTAAAAGTGGAATCGAAATTTctttctcttctctttcccaATTGCCAACAAAGGCGGGTGACAGGTGGCACTGCGGACGCCGACCACGACGGGATATTAGAGTTCTAGTTTCACGCACGTCAAGGTTTCACGTACGCAGAGCTCTTACGGTTGACCAGTGCACATGAGCAGAACGCGAAGGGTATGCACGAGTCTCACGTTCGtgcgtgagattcggatttttacgttgcggtctgcattgcttgcgtacgtaacgttgacaaacatggcggcgccctgcccgccgcttcacagcgataacagcttcgtcgctaatccctcgacgcgatatcgggttctaaactgttgtattcgccatcgatttgcccattcttaccatcgcataaagtttcaagcgacaaatagcttttgtttttcagatataagggagatttcccagctgttaagcctaacgaagcagcgctatgacgcagttcgactggcttggctttgactcgtcttgtattagagtggctacagcggTGTCTTCATCtttcagtagatggcgctaggaagaacgcgcggcgtctgtcgcgtacgGGCACCTTAAAGGGgttgaaacgacatgcgcgtatgctacgtagacttctcacatttgcgtacgtgaactctaTACGTacatgaaactaaaactctctattaagaTCCAACGCTCTAAATTAAGGTTCTACCACATCCCTTCGTTCATAATTTCGTTTCTCTTCTGCACTTCGTTTGCAGCGGAATCCCTCCAGTCGACCTCATCCTGTTCACACTGTTCACCGTCCAGTGGACAGACCTGATCCTGCGCGCACTGTTCATAACAATTATCGCACAACCTGTGCAAACACGGAATGAGAGAGGTCCTCTTGCCTACCAGTCCACTGGCGCCCCACACCCTGTTCGGTGGAATAGACTTGACGAAGCGTAGCGGCCTCCAGTCTAGTTCCGCGCAGAACCCCACCACGAAGTACTGAGTACTTCTAGGACGTACACGCTCACTGGAATGCTGTCGCCATGAAGTGAGTTTTACGCCCCCCAAATGCACGTTCTTATCTCTTCTGCTCTTCAACATGAGATGTCTTCGATTGTTTTGTtatctgtttcttctttttttgctcagCACCGAGGAGTCTTCGGCAGAGTCGAATAAAACAAATTCTGCTACGTGTGCTCCCCGTTTATCGACGGAACTTATCTTGGCATTTTCGATACGGTCGCCAAGAGCAGCTCCGCAGCTCTCCAGAAAAGTTTTGATCGCTGCCTGTAATTCCAGAGAATGATTCTAGTTTGGCGTCCACATAAACGTGCTATGGAATAATTTCTGATGTTTGCGAGCGACAAACATTCACAGACACCTCGTCGTTTACGGGCCGCAGTCACTTCCACAATGAGCtccattcattaaaaaaaaatccgcatgcATTGTTGCCCGACTCTAGCCGACGGCAGAACTCGTGGTTTAGGCAGGAATTTATGttttaaattgaaaaataaattcgGGACAGAGCGGATGGCAGTGTTTCGCTGTGTTCTGTCGTGGCGGCTAACATGATTTATGCATGCGGTGAATATACTATGTTTCATGACTATGCCTGCGTGTCAAAGAGACAGGTAACTTTTCTTTGTAGAACTTTAAGGCAGCACAGTTTTCGCTTATCCAGTTAAGTACAGCGGCCTCTGATATTTAGCATTGTTTGATCATCTTTCTGAATGCGCTGCTTGCAACGCGCTTTCTTCGGCAGTGCTTCTGCCGGAAAAAGTGGTTGCTGGCATATGTGATAGATACCGTATTTTAGTGTTAGTATTTTCAAAACCACCTTGGTGTTCTCAAGAGTAATATAATTAAAATCTGTGCTTCCGGTTTAATGAAACGGTCATTATTGCCATTGGACGTGACATGCATCGTGTATGTAGAGTCTCACGGACTTCCTGAACTGACTACACTTCGTGTCCCCAATGTTAGGGTTCACAGATGCCATCTACAATAATAAATCGAGATtgccatgtgaaaaaaaaaacgaaattagtTTTTAAATTGTTTTGCTGTGTTTCTCTGTTCCACACGTAGGTACTTTGTATATATTTCAGCACGGAGGTTTAACCTGCCCAAAAATTAATTTAGTCACGAAAAGCCAGCTCACTCTCTTTAACTTCCGCACTGTTCTGTTTTGTTACAGCGATAGCATTCCATACTGCAATTAATCCTCTAAAGCTGACCATTTGGGCATCAATTACCAGTACATATGCTTCTTTGGTGGAAAAGTCAAGATAACCTGAACTGTACTTTTGACCTCACAGGAATGGCACGTATATCACCCAAAGGAACGATTCTCTCATTGGAGATGATAACCGCCAAAAAAATCAAAATTGCGCACTGAAGTAAACACTGAACAGACGAATTATCGtaatacaaaaacaaaactcCAATTCCTTGATGTGAGACAGCTGTACTGCAATGCTTGGAGATATTTTGCCCAATCAGGATTCTTCAAGGTGCATCTAAAGGTCCGTTTTtgcactactttcttatcgtgcttCGTCCTCTGCTGCCTGAACTGAACCTACCATCTCGTGGTGCGCGCCAGAGTGCTTCAGCTAGAGAGAGAGCCAACGAGGTGAATATTGGATCTTGCTCTCCGACTTAACACGTGTGCGCAAATGCACTTTATTGTTTTATCACTGGAAGCATATACAAACAAAAAACGGTAGCAACAAGTTGAAGGAAGTATCTTCGGAGCAGCTTTCATGAGGAGTTGGTAAACGAAGAGAAAAAACTAAAAAAGCCATTCCTGCTAATGGTAGGAGTTTTTCGGCCTAAAGTCATCGTGCCTCCTGCCCTCATTCTAGGGGCACTCATGGCAGCAACTTCCACTTCACGCGGAGCTCATCATTTGCCACGTAACCGTCATTGATAAGTGCGTCGAGGTTAAAAGACTTCTCGGCGAAGAAAACACCTAGGTTACGCTCTTCTGTGGGCCTTTGAAAATATCTCTGAGTCGCATTTACCTTATTCACGAGCTCCCTCTTTGAGCCATCTTTCGGGTGCAGGACACTGAGCTTGACATTGTGCTTGAATGGCCACTCAACAATTTCGTCCAAGTCTCCTCTATAGAGGGTCATGCTCGCGCAAAATCTCACTGATTCTCCATGCTTTTCGAGGAAGACTCCAGGCGATATGCAGTACCCGCGCAGGTACACTTTCTCGCTGTTACAGTCAGTTTGTCCTTCTTTCCGCGTTTTTTCTTTGAGAGCCTTGACACCGTCTACAGTAAAGGTGCTGTAGGACACTTGTATCTGTGGGTGCTCCAAGAATTCCTTGATTTTATCCAATGTCATATCAGCAGTTTTTTTCACTTCGGCTTTGAAGTTTGTCTCTATGTGCACCAGTTCATCTGTAAGCGTTTTTTGCGCTGTGATTATGCTTCTGGGGAGATTGTTCATTTGATCCCTCAGTGTGGCCAAATATTTTTTCACTTCTTGGTTGGACACGCTCACACTGCTCAAGCTTTTAGCAGAATTCTGATTATTTTGCGTTGTTTCCGCCAGCTGTTGTTCCATAGCGTTCTTAAATGTTGTTATGCCCTCATTGATTTCGTTCAGCATTTCTTCGTGCGCTTCGTTATCAACAACCAGCCGCTCAAGAACTGCCCTCATTTCAGCCACCTGTTTTTCAAGTTCACCTCTGAAAGAAGCAAGCAACTCCTTGTCCTCCTTGCAGCCGGGTGGCACTTCGGCGTCGGATTGAAGGTGCTTCACCGCTGTACAAGTCTCTGACCTCAGATGCGAATACACGTCACAGCAAAGAACCCTACTTAAGCACTTGGGGCAGGAAACAGAGTGATGTCCACAATCGCGCTGGAAGTGGCGAGATAACTCCGAAGCGGCCATCACAGACTCGCAGCCACATTGTTCGTTCCAGCACTTGACCTGCGAAGATCAAAAGTCAGAATTAGAGCAGCGATGATAAGTGTGTTCCTTTGTTCTTAGTCGCGCTGCTTTCTTAACAATAAAATTTAGGTGTTGAGACTCAACCGGTTCGTTGGAATCTGCCTGAAACattgggagtttttttttttcgtttggcaGTATAGACAAGACAATGACAAAACATTTGTAGGATGTAACCGTTTCCTGTTTTGACCAATTCTAGCAAATGAATTTCGCGTAATTCACCCAacattgcaaaaagaaaaatatcaCGTTCTGAACTAATATAGCTTTAAATGGCCGTTATTACCTTTAATTCTTGACTCGTAATAAATGTAGGTAGTATGCGGGATTTAATGCCCCAAAACTGCGAGCGGGCTACGTGGTGCACTGCACTGGGGGGCTCCTGGCTAATATCAACCCCTTGCGTTACTTGCTTATGTTACCTAGAAAAGGCTAATATAGAATAGAGCATTAATTGGCCTCCCTAATTGAGGCAAAGCGTGAGTTTATGGTTTAtgtcgggtttaacgtcccaaagcgactcaggctatgagggacgccgtagtgaaggactccggaaatttcgaccacctgggggttctttaacgtgcaatgacatcgcacagtacacgggtctctagaattttgcctccatctaaattcgaccgccgcggccgggatcgaacccgcgtcttttgggccagcagccgagcaccgtaaccactcagccaccgcggcggctcacagaGGGAGCACCTAACGAAAAGAACTCGAAGGCCCTTTACGGAAAGATATACTAATCTAAGTGGCCATGGGGTAAAGGCAACGAACACTGATCTTTAGGGCCTAATAATTCAAGCAGTGTGAAATAGTAACCGGGCCTGACTGATATTAAGTAGGCTTCCTATTCAACACGCGCATCCGTATCAGTGAGGCCACTTCCTGCGCCTAGTATTGGACATAAAAATGCCTTTTCTTTGAAAATGAACagacaagggaaaggaaaaagaggGGTTCGCTATGACATAGTTTACGgaggccaacagtcactgaagccTAGAAGCATAGGTTTTTATTAATTATCTGCAATGTTAATCAATGGCTTAATgggttcctacgtggcactcgcggtaatacaggatcCCCCGAAAGCCGAAGATCGCCCAGCCGTCGCCGTAtgtcagttggcagagcacccgACGGGAAATTCGCAGGTGGTGGATTCGGATCTCACCGGTGGCACttgttattttttcttctgttttctattCAATTACCTTTATAGTATTTACCCATTGATGAACACCGCAAACAAA
The genomic region above belongs to Amblyomma americanum isolate KBUSLIRL-KWMA chromosome 9, ASM5285725v1, whole genome shotgun sequence and contains:
- the LOC144105521 gene encoding TNF receptor-associated factor 6-B-like, whose translation is MSPGSQQYTLVGFSAELDWRPLCFVKPIPPSRVCSTCGLVRRRNALLPCSHTLCEFCCEQCTEDSTRVCPLCNQQCEDDDVDWRDFAAEELLKRKVKCWNEQCGCESVMAASELSRHFQRDCGHHSVSCPKCLSRVLCCDVYSHLRSETCTAVKHLQSDAEVPPGCKEDKELLASFRGELEKQVAEMRAVLERLVVDNEAHEEMLNEINEGITTFKNAMEQQLAETTQNNQNSAKSLSSVSVSNQEVKKYLATLRDQMNNLPRSIITAQKTLTDELVHIETNFKAEVKKTADMTLDKIKEFLEHPQIQVSYSTFTVDGVKALKEKTRKEGQTDCNSEKVYLRGYCISPGVFLEKHGESVRFCASMTLYRGDLDEIVEWPFKHNVKLSVLHPKDGSKRELVNKVNATQRYFQRPTEERNLGVFFAEKSFNLDALINDGYVANDELRVKWKLLP